A part of Kitasatospora acidiphila genomic DNA contains:
- the ilvN gene encoding acetolactate synthase small subunit: MSKHTLSVLVENKPGALARVAALFSRRGFNIDSLAVGATEHPDVSRMTIVVNVEDLPLEQVTKQLNKLVNVIKIVELDQSAAIQRELVLVKVRADNETRSQVVEIVQLFRAKTVDVSPDAVTIEATGSSDKLEAMLRMLEPFGIKELVQSGLVAIGRGARSITDRSLRALDRSA; encoded by the coding sequence ATGTCCAAGCACACCCTCTCCGTCCTGGTCGAGAACAAGCCCGGCGCGCTGGCCCGGGTGGCCGCGCTGTTCTCCCGTCGGGGCTTCAACATCGACTCCCTCGCCGTCGGCGCGACCGAGCATCCGGACGTCTCCCGGATGACCATCGTGGTCAACGTCGAGGACCTGCCCCTGGAGCAGGTCACCAAGCAGCTCAACAAGCTGGTCAACGTGATAAAGATCGTCGAGCTCGACCAGTCCGCTGCGATCCAGCGGGAACTGGTCCTGGTCAAGGTCCGGGCGGACAACGAGACCCGGTCCCAGGTCGTCGAGATCGTGCAGCTCTTCCGCGCCAAGACCGTGGACGTGTCGCCGGACGCCGTGACCATCGAAGCGACCGGCAGCTCCGACAAGTTGGAGGCGATGCTGCGGATGCTGGAGCCCTTCGGCATCAAGGAGCTGGTGCAGTCCGGCCTGGTGGCGATCGGGCGCGGTGCCCGTTCGATCACCGACCGGTCGCTGCGCGCCCTGGACCGCAGCGCGTAA
- a CDS encoding acetolactate synthase large subunit, whose product MTGAQSLIRSLEAVGADTIFGIPGGAILPAYDPLMDSAKVRHILVRHEQGAGHAATGYAQATGKVGVCMATSGPGATNLVTPIADAYMDSVPIVAITGQVSSASIGTDAFQEADICGITMPITKHNFLVTDPAEIPQVIAEAFHIAATGRPGPVLVDIAKDALQATTTFRWPVEMALPGYRPVTKPHAKQIREAARLLVNAKRPVLYVGGGVLKAQATAELRILAELTGAPVVTTLMALGAFPDSHPQHLGMPGMHGSVPAVTALQKSDLLFTLGARFDDRVTGRLDSFAPGAKVVHADIDPAEIGKNRPADVPIVGDAREVLADLIVAVQAEHEAGHQGDYGDWWAKLNEWKKTYPLGYDPAPAGELSPQQVIERIGQLVGSDAIYAAGVGQHQMWASQFISYEKPATWLNSGGAGTMGYAVPAAMGAKAGRPDTEVWAIDGDGCFQMTNQELVTCALNNIPIKVAVINNGSLGMVRQWQTLFYNQRYSNTVLHAGPDHDGVAPPPQGTRIPDFVLLSEAMGCVGLRCERPEELDAVIKQAMEINDRPVVIDFIVHQDAMVWPMVAAGTSNDEILFARGVRPDFGDDLD is encoded by the coding sequence ATGACCGGCGCGCAGTCGCTCATCCGTTCCCTCGAAGCCGTGGGCGCGGACACCATCTTCGGCATTCCGGGCGGTGCCATCCTGCCGGCCTACGACCCGCTGATGGACTCGGCGAAGGTCCGCCACATCCTGGTCCGCCACGAGCAGGGCGCCGGCCACGCGGCCACCGGCTACGCACAGGCCACCGGCAAGGTCGGCGTCTGCATGGCCACCTCGGGCCCGGGCGCCACCAACCTGGTCACCCCGATCGCCGACGCCTACATGGACTCGGTGCCGATCGTGGCGATCACCGGCCAGGTCTCCTCGGCGTCGATCGGCACCGACGCCTTCCAGGAGGCCGACATCTGCGGCATCACCATGCCGATCACCAAGCACAACTTCCTGGTCACCGACCCGGCCGAGATCCCGCAGGTGATCGCGGAGGCCTTCCACATCGCCGCCACCGGCCGCCCCGGCCCGGTGCTGGTCGACATCGCCAAGGACGCGCTGCAGGCCACCACCACCTTCCGCTGGCCGGTCGAGATGGCGCTGCCCGGCTACCGCCCGGTCACCAAGCCGCACGCCAAGCAGATCCGGGAGGCCGCCCGGCTGCTGGTCAACGCCAAGCGCCCGGTCCTCTACGTGGGCGGCGGCGTGCTCAAGGCGCAGGCCACCGCGGAGCTGCGGATCCTGGCCGAGCTGACCGGCGCACCGGTGGTCACCACCCTGATGGCGCTGGGCGCGTTCCCGGACAGCCACCCGCAGCACCTGGGCATGCCCGGCATGCACGGCAGCGTCCCGGCGGTCACCGCGCTGCAGAAGTCCGACCTGCTGTTCACCCTCGGCGCCCGCTTCGACGACCGGGTCACCGGCCGGCTGGACTCCTTCGCACCGGGCGCCAAGGTGGTGCACGCGGACATCGACCCGGCCGAGATCGGCAAGAACCGCCCGGCCGACGTGCCGATCGTCGGCGACGCCCGCGAGGTGCTGGCCGACCTGATCGTCGCCGTCCAGGCCGAGCACGAGGCCGGCCACCAGGGCGACTACGGCGACTGGTGGGCCAAGCTCAACGAGTGGAAGAAGACCTACCCGCTGGGCTACGACCCGGCCCCCGCAGGGGAGTTGTCGCCGCAGCAGGTGATCGAGCGGATCGGGCAGCTGGTCGGCTCGGACGCCATCTACGCGGCCGGCGTGGGCCAGCACCAGATGTGGGCTTCGCAGTTCATCAGCTACGAGAAGCCGGCCACCTGGCTGAACTCGGGCGGCGCCGGGACCATGGGCTACGCGGTGCCGGCCGCGATGGGCGCCAAGGCGGGCCGGCCGGACACCGAGGTCTGGGCGATCGACGGCGACGGCTGCTTCCAGATGACCAACCAGGAGCTGGTCACCTGCGCCCTCAACAACATCCCGATCAAGGTCGCGGTCATCAACAACGGCTCGCTGGGCATGGTCCGCCAGTGGCAGACCCTCTTCTACAACCAGCGGTACTCCAACACCGTGCTGCACGCCGGCCCCGACCACGACGGCGTCGCCCCGCCGCCGCAGGGCACCCGGATCCCCGACTTCGTGCTGCTCTCCGAGGCGATGGGCTGCGTGGGCCTGCGCTGCGAGCGCCCCGAGGAGCTGGACGCGGTGATCAAGCAGGCGATGGAGATCAACGACCGCCCGGTGGTGATCGACTTCATCGTCCACCAGGACGCGATGGTCTGGCCGATGGTCGCCGCCGGCACCAGCAACGACGAGATCCTGTTCGCCCGCGGGGTGCGCCCCGACTTCGGCGACGACCTCGACTGA
- a CDS encoding putative bifunctional diguanylate cyclase/phosphodiesterase has protein sequence MLCLGYALGAAFGWGSHPLACFMGDFGLAGAALAAALSCLMRGCTVPGQTRGAWLLFGLSSATLAVGNGTWGWYEVVLRTPLPQDSIADYAFLPFAPLAVLGLLVLAQRPRGAAAWLCLLLDGWLVAGSLFTLSWSLALGQTAEGEVDNPLRLALGLAYPVLDIMMVSLVVGMRFRCREGNRAAVHNAMLGLAVTVVCDALYSSPALRDTYHSGEILDAGWFTGSLILAYAPWTSRWRRPSPRRLHPAGGGLPRRRVASTFSALTPYAAASVCCAGILYNALGGRPMDRVVIVVACTVGLALIVRQGIMLLDNLSLAQELAQKEAHFRSLVQGSSDVIMIIGADGVLSYVSPAALGVYSRDPEELVGGRLLDLVHPQDAERVVGEVRRFLARSQLLARRPDGHPSAPAAARPGEPSARVECRIRAGGGEWLHVESTVNRYRDGLILNSRDVTERVRLQAQLQHNAFHDPLTDLPNRALFAERLRAALGGGQGGGDPRGEGAREHPYRDAAVAVLFLDLDGFKAVNDTAGHQAGDQLLVQAARRLQATVRAGDTVARFGGDEFAVLVAGQLGRLRVQELAERLRHALSEPYWIGGAELGVAASIGIAFEPQWAEPDAAPADPGVLADELMRDADLAMYRAKSEGKGRVVLYSPGMRADLDRRKELDTRLRAAVREGGFALYHQPVVDLRTGAVTGLEALARWRSAQGLLLTPAEFLRGAEQGDAATRFARWLLEQAIAQAALRGVDDGGPGSRPGSGAVPVTVRLSAERLCAPGVYETIAGALRDSGLPCGRLVIELARLCPDGTADELGRRLAALRRLGVGTALAGFGTGSGSLGALAKLPFDGVKLDRSVVQEVADSPRSRALAGHALRLGRELGLVTAAEGVDQPRQVTVLQELGCRQGQGLAFAQPLDEFRLRRALVRRLYPLPRPVGAVSARHAYLSAADGRPSIVGPHGETAIPPA, from the coding sequence ATGCTCTGCCTCGGTTATGCGCTGGGCGCCGCCTTCGGCTGGGGCTCGCACCCATTGGCGTGCTTCATGGGGGACTTCGGGCTGGCCGGCGCCGCGCTGGCGGCCGCGCTCTCCTGCCTGATGCGCGGCTGCACGGTGCCCGGGCAGACCCGCGGGGCCTGGCTGCTGTTCGGCCTCTCCTCGGCCACCCTGGCGGTCGGCAACGGCACCTGGGGCTGGTACGAGGTGGTGCTGCGCACCCCGCTGCCGCAGGACTCGATCGCCGACTACGCATTCCTGCCGTTCGCGCCGCTGGCCGTGCTGGGCCTGCTGGTGCTGGCCCAGCGCCCGCGCGGCGCGGCCGCCTGGCTCTGCCTGCTGCTGGACGGCTGGTTGGTGGCCGGCTCGCTGTTCACGCTCAGCTGGAGCCTGGCGCTGGGCCAGACCGCCGAGGGCGAGGTGGACAACCCGCTGCGGCTGGCGCTCGGCCTGGCCTATCCGGTGCTGGACATCATGATGGTCTCGCTGGTGGTCGGGATGCGGTTCCGCTGCCGGGAGGGCAACCGGGCCGCGGTGCACAACGCGATGCTGGGGCTGGCGGTCACCGTGGTGTGCGACGCGCTCTACAGCTCGCCGGCGCTGCGCGACACCTACCACTCGGGGGAGATCCTGGACGCCGGCTGGTTCACCGGCTCCCTGATCCTGGCCTACGCGCCCTGGACGTCCCGCTGGCGGCGCCCCAGCCCGCGCCGGCTGCATCCCGCGGGCGGCGGCCTGCCGCGCCGCCGGGTGGCCTCCACCTTCAGCGCGCTGACCCCGTACGCCGCGGCCTCGGTCTGCTGCGCCGGCATCCTCTACAACGCCCTCGGAGGTCGTCCGATGGACCGGGTGGTGATCGTGGTCGCCTGCACGGTCGGCCTGGCACTGATCGTCCGTCAGGGCATCATGCTGCTGGACAACCTGTCGCTGGCTCAGGAACTCGCCCAGAAGGAGGCGCACTTCCGCTCCCTGGTGCAGGGCTCCAGCGACGTCATCATGATCATCGGGGCCGACGGGGTGCTCTCCTACGTGTCGCCGGCCGCGCTCGGCGTCTACAGCCGGGATCCCGAGGAGCTGGTCGGCGGCCGGCTGCTGGACCTGGTGCACCCGCAGGACGCCGAGCGGGTGGTCGGCGAGGTGCGCCGGTTCCTGGCCCGCAGCCAGCTGCTGGCCAGGCGCCCGGACGGCCATCCGTCGGCGCCGGCCGCGGCCCGCCCGGGCGAGCCCAGCGCCCGGGTGGAGTGCCGGATCCGGGCCGGCGGCGGCGAGTGGCTGCACGTCGAGTCCACCGTCAACCGGTACCGCGACGGGCTGATCCTGAACAGCCGGGACGTCACCGAACGGGTGCGGCTGCAGGCCCAGTTGCAGCACAACGCATTCCACGACCCGCTCACCGACCTGCCCAACCGGGCGCTCTTCGCCGAGCGGCTGCGAGCCGCGCTCGGCGGCGGCCAGGGCGGTGGCGATCCGCGCGGCGAGGGTGCCCGCGAACACCCGTACCGGGATGCCGCGGTGGCCGTGCTCTTCCTCGACCTGGACGGCTTCAAGGCGGTCAACGACACCGCCGGGCACCAGGCCGGCGACCAGCTGCTGGTGCAGGCGGCCCGGCGGCTGCAGGCCACCGTGCGCGCCGGCGACACGGTCGCCCGGTTCGGCGGCGACGAGTTCGCGGTGCTGGTCGCCGGTCAGCTGGGCCGGCTGCGGGTGCAGGAGCTGGCCGAGCGGCTGCGGCACGCGCTCTCCGAGCCGTACTGGATCGGCGGCGCCGAACTGGGCGTGGCCGCCAGCATCGGGATCGCCTTCGAGCCGCAGTGGGCCGAGCCGGACGCGGCGCCGGCCGACCCGGGCGTGCTGGCCGACGAGCTGATGCGCGACGCCGACCTGGCGATGTACCGGGCCAAGTCGGAGGGCAAGGGCCGGGTGGTGCTCTACAGTCCCGGCATGCGGGCCGACCTGGACCGCCGCAAGGAGCTGGACACCCGGCTGCGGGCCGCCGTCCGGGAGGGCGGCTTCGCGCTCTACCACCAGCCGGTGGTGGACCTGCGCACCGGCGCGGTCACCGGGCTGGAGGCGCTGGCCCGGTGGCGCTCGGCGCAGGGCCTGCTGCTCACCCCGGCGGAGTTCCTGCGCGGCGCCGAGCAGGGTGACGCGGCCACCCGGTTCGCCCGCTGGCTGCTGGAGCAGGCGATCGCCCAGGCCGCGCTGCGCGGGGTGGACGACGGCGGGCCGGGCAGCCGGCCGGGCTCCGGCGCGGTGCCGGTCACGGTGCGGCTGAGCGCCGAGCGGCTCTGCGCGCCCGGGGTGTACGAGACCATCGCCGGGGCGCTGCGGGACAGCGGGCTGCCGTGCGGGCGGCTGGTGATCGAGCTGGCCCGGCTCTGCCCGGACGGCACGGCGGACGAGCTGGGCCGCCGGCTGGCCGCGCTGCGCCGGCTCGGGGTGGGCACGGCGCTGGCCGGGTTCGGCACCGGCAGCGGCTCGCTGGGCGCGCTCGCCAAGCTGCCGTTCGACGGGGTGAAGCTGGACCGCTCGGTGGTGCAGGAGGTGGCCGACTCGCCGCGCAGCCGGGCACTGGCCGGCCATGCGCTGCGGCTGGGCCGGGAGCTCGGCCTGGTCACCGCCGCCGAGGGGGTGGACCAGCCGCGTCAGGTGACGGTGCTTCAGGAGCTGGGTTGCCGGCAGGGCCAGGGGCTGGCGTTCGCCCAGCCGCTGGACGAGTTCCGCCTGCGGCGGGCCCTGGTGCGTAGGCTGTATCCGCTGCCCAGGCCGGTGGGAGCGGTCTCGGCCCGGCACGCCTACCTCTCGGCGGCGGACGGCCGGCCGTCCATCGTTGGTCCGCATGGTGAGACTGCCATCCCGCCTGCTTGA
- a CDS encoding helix-turn-helix transcriptional regulator gives MPSADRRPRHRWHEGSSGADRGGRQQERGEHPGCSPRSRFTVGDIPWSGVSRIWHAQRRGADVGQPGLRRSRQRTGCAGRGVASGGGGPAAGAAGRGEAGVGKTRLLEEFLAQAEAAGTVTMLGNCLEVGAEGLPYAPLVTALRRLHRRLGPELARAAEGMEGHLSRVLPEFGETDAEPNDEYGRARLFEHIGRLFERLGAEHTLVLAIEDLHWSDRSTRELLGYLIATLHSSRVLICATYRSDDLHRRHPLRPFLVELERQRTVQRLELDRFGHQEVAAQLAGILGTETPDRQLVERIHHRSEGNPFFVEELACSYTGGCSVGLSDSLREILLVRVEALPEATQRVVRTAAEGGSRIEHELLAAVLDGSEDELLDALRTAVGANILQPDKDGEGYRFRHALVREAVSDDLLPGERTRINRRFATALAADPTLVHGAERPARLANYWYHAHDPARALPSALDAARAARRRNAFAEQLRMLERALEIWDEVDDEVLATTLRPHDWAETYPPCSCDPGPVNDDDCQQLRLVDVLAEAVVAARRAGDRERGVSLAKRALKLVDEAKDPLRAAWFRMNRARMLGHLNRRGYAEELTHALRLVEGREPSAVQADVFSLAVGQTMLYRPAEADVVLAERAVAIAREVGATSVELHAQMTLGSLYTELGDPERGVATLREAIEGARRLAVPDLLTRGLNNLASMLGHLGRAEEGVQLAREGLAVAGDLGLLRNTGAILAGNLAECLLLVGRQAEAAEVLAEWEGAGRAEAHASFLHRLRGELALLRGDLAAVEQHLARAAAAVEQDQSQHEVPAARLAVDLAGRSGRPLRARAALLATLDDPSDPKDSRLLPLLARAAAVEADSRGLPSADQDRSAVLARIAERLAAQRPVVPLHHGWVRLAEAELARAVGTDTPSHWQAAIEPLRATGLPYPLVHALLGAGGALAAAGQREQAGELLCEAAELADRLGDAWLGREIDRLIDRVGVARSRSQAPVGAPMGARAEQSEPDGAAAFHLTPRETDVLRLLTEGRTNRQIAEELFISPKTASVHVSNILAKLEVSGRGEAAALAHRLRLFPAAEPLQPVGSGA, from the coding sequence GGGGAGAGCACCCAGGGTGCTCTCCCCGCTCCCGTTTCACCGTCGGCGATATCCCATGGTCCGGCGTCAGCCGTATATGGCATGCTCAGCGCCGTGGAGCAGATGTCGGTCAGCCCGGTCTTCGTCGGTCGAGGCAGCGAACTGGCTGCGCTGGGCGCGGCGTTGCGTCGGGCGGGGGAGGGCCAGCCGCAGGCGCTGCTGGTCGGGGCGAGGCAGGGGTCGGAAAGACCCGGCTGCTGGAGGAGTTCCTCGCCCAGGCGGAGGCGGCCGGCACCGTCACCATGCTCGGCAACTGCCTGGAGGTCGGCGCCGAGGGCCTGCCGTACGCACCGCTGGTCACCGCGCTGCGCCGGCTGCACCGCCGGCTCGGCCCGGAGCTGGCCCGCGCCGCCGAGGGCATGGAGGGCCACCTCTCCCGGGTGCTGCCGGAGTTCGGCGAGACCGATGCCGAGCCCAACGACGAGTACGGCCGGGCCCGGCTGTTCGAGCACATCGGCCGGCTCTTCGAACGGCTCGGCGCCGAGCACACCCTGGTGCTGGCCATCGAGGACCTGCACTGGTCGGACCGCTCCACCCGGGAGCTGCTCGGCTACCTGATCGCCACCCTGCACAGCTCCCGGGTGCTGATCTGCGCCACCTACCGCAGCGACGACCTGCACCGCCGCCACCCGCTGCGCCCGTTCCTGGTCGAGCTGGAGCGCCAACGCACCGTGCAGCGACTGGAGCTGGACCGGTTCGGCCACCAGGAGGTGGCCGCCCAGCTGGCCGGCATCCTCGGCACCGAGACCCCGGACCGGCAGCTGGTGGAGCGGATCCACCACCGCTCCGAGGGAAACCCGTTCTTCGTCGAGGAGTTGGCCTGCTCCTACACCGGCGGCTGCTCGGTGGGCCTCAGCGACTCGCTGCGGGAGATCCTGCTGGTGCGGGTCGAGGCGCTGCCGGAGGCCACCCAGCGGGTGGTCAGGACCGCGGCCGAGGGCGGTTCGCGGATCGAGCACGAACTGCTCGCCGCCGTGCTCGACGGCAGCGAGGACGAGCTGCTGGACGCGCTGCGCACCGCCGTCGGCGCCAACATCCTGCAGCCGGACAAGGACGGCGAAGGCTACCGGTTCCGGCACGCGCTGGTCCGCGAGGCCGTCTCCGACGACCTGCTGCCCGGTGAGCGGACCAGGATCAACCGCCGGTTCGCCACCGCCCTGGCCGCCGATCCCACCCTGGTGCACGGCGCCGAGCGCCCGGCCCGGCTGGCCAACTACTGGTACCACGCGCACGATCCGGCCCGCGCCCTGCCCAGCGCGCTGGACGCGGCCCGCGCCGCCCGCCGCCGCAACGCCTTCGCCGAGCAACTGCGGATGCTGGAGCGGGCCCTGGAGATCTGGGACGAGGTCGACGACGAGGTGCTGGCGACCACGCTGCGCCCGCACGACTGGGCCGAGACCTACCCGCCCTGTTCCTGCGACCCGGGCCCGGTCAATGACGACGACTGCCAACAGCTGCGGCTGGTCGACGTGTTGGCCGAGGCGGTGGTCGCGGCCCGGCGGGCCGGCGACCGGGAGCGCGGGGTGAGCCTGGCCAAGCGCGCCCTCAAACTGGTGGACGAGGCGAAGGACCCGCTGCGCGCCGCCTGGTTCCGGATGAACCGGGCCCGGATGCTGGGCCACCTCAACCGGCGCGGCTACGCCGAGGAGTTGACGCACGCGCTGCGCCTGGTGGAGGGCCGTGAGCCGTCGGCCGTGCAGGCCGACGTCTTCTCGCTGGCGGTCGGCCAGACGATGCTGTACCGCCCGGCCGAGGCCGATGTGGTGCTGGCCGAGCGGGCCGTGGCGATCGCCCGCGAGGTCGGCGCGACCAGCGTCGAGCTGCACGCCCAGATGACCCTCGGCTCGCTCTACACCGAACTCGGCGACCCCGAGCGGGGCGTCGCCACCCTGCGCGAGGCGATCGAGGGCGCCCGCCGGCTCGCCGTGCCTGACTTGCTCACCCGGGGGCTGAACAACCTGGCCAGCATGCTCGGGCACCTGGGCCGGGCCGAAGAAGGGGTCCAACTGGCCCGCGAGGGACTGGCGGTGGCCGGCGACCTCGGGCTGCTGCGCAACACCGGTGCGATCCTGGCCGGCAACCTGGCCGAGTGCCTGCTGCTGGTCGGCCGGCAGGCCGAGGCGGCCGAGGTGCTGGCCGAGTGGGAGGGCGCCGGCCGGGCCGAGGCCCACGCCTCCTTCCTGCACCGGCTGCGCGGCGAACTGGCGCTGCTGCGCGGCGACCTGGCGGCCGTGGAGCAGCATCTGGCGCGGGCCGCGGCCGCGGTGGAGCAGGACCAGTCGCAGCACGAGGTGCCGGCCGCCCGGCTGGCGGTGGACCTGGCCGGCCGGTCCGGGCGGCCGCTGCGGGCGAGGGCGGCGCTGCTGGCCACCCTGGACGACCCTTCCGACCCGAAGGACAGCCGGCTGCTGCCGCTGTTGGCCCGGGCCGCCGCGGTGGAGGCCGACTCGCGTGGGCTGCCCTCGGCGGACCAGGACCGCTCGGCGGTGCTGGCCCGGATCGCCGAGCGGCTGGCCGCGCAGCGCCCGGTGGTTCCGCTGCACCACGGCTGGGTGCGGCTGGCCGAGGCCGAGTTGGCCCGGGCCGTCGGCACCGACACCCCGTCGCACTGGCAGGCCGCGATCGAGCCGCTGCGGGCCACCGGCCTGCCCTATCCGCTGGTGCACGCGCTGCTGGGGGCCGGCGGAGCCCTGGCGGCGGCCGGGCAGCGCGAGCAGGCCGGCGAACTGCTGTGCGAGGCCGCCGAGTTGGCTGACCGGCTGGGCGATGCCTGGCTGGGCCGGGAGATCGACCGCCTGATCGACCGGGTCGGGGTGGCGCGCAGCAGGTCCCAGGCGCCCGTGGGGGCGCCCATGGGGGCGCGCGCCGAGCAGAGTGAGCCAGACGGTGCTGCCGCGTTCCATCTCACGCCTCGGGAGACCGATGTGCTGCGCCTGTTGACGGAGGGCCGCACCAATCGCCAGATCGCCGAGGAACTTTTCATCTCGCCCAAGACGGCCAGCGTCCACGTCTCCAACATCCTTGCCAAGCTGGAGGTTTCCGGCCGGGGCGAGGCCGCGGCACTGGCCCACCGGCTGCGGCTCTTCCCGGCCGCCGAGCCGTTGCAGCCGGTCGGGTCCGGCGCGTAG